One Thermococcus kodakarensis KOD1 genomic window carries:
- a CDS encoding (2Fe-2S)-binding protein: MTEEPREKIIICRCNDVTKEEIEALIDRGITDIEEIKRLLRIGMGPCQGRTCLPLVMGILARKTGKKQEGIPLPATRVPVRPVMMGVLAGEMGDDDEE, encoded by the coding sequence ATGACTGAAGAGCCGAGGGAGAAAATAATCATCTGCCGCTGCAACGACGTCACGAAGGAGGAGATAGAGGCCCTCATTGATCGGGGGATAACCGACATCGAGGAAATCAAGAGGCTCCTGAGGATAGGCATGGGGCCCTGCCAGGGAAGGACTTGCCTTCCGCTCGTGATGGGAATTCTCGCGAGGAAGACCGGAAAGAAACAGGAGGGTATTCCACTTCCCGCAACGCGCGTTCCCGTTAGGCCGGTGATGATGGGAGTTTTAGCGGGCGAGATGGGTGATGACGATGAAGAGTGA
- a CDS encoding type II toxin-antitoxin system VapC family toxin, with product MIEVFIDSSVLIEGLKGNPEAVKILNYLADGGAVAIINDIVVSEFLFHYIRLKSGVSPLTVKSSGKISEFIKEDEPLDFITQFHILPTDEETLLQAYNFMRRYNLLPNDAIILAACKVNNIERLATLDGDLIKVAREEGLELL from the coding sequence ATGATCGAAGTCTTCATTGATTCCTCCGTTCTTATTGAAGGACTAAAAGGGAATCCAGAGGCTGTCAAGATTCTGAATTACCTCGCTGATGGTGGTGCAGTTGCAATAATAAATGACATAGTGGTAAGCGAGTTTCTGTTTCATTACATCCGTCTGAAATCTGGAGTATCACCGCTTACAGTCAAAAGCTCTGGAAAGATATCAGAGTTTATAAAGGAGGATGAACCGCTCGACTTCATAACTCAGTTTCATATTCTCCCAACGGATGAAGAAACTTTACTTCAGGCCTACAATTTCATGAGGAGGTACAATCTGCTTCCAAATGACGCTATAATCTTGGCGGCGTGCAAAGTTAACAACATTGAGCGGCTCGCTACTTTGGACGGAGATTTAATAAAAGTGGCTAGGGAAGAGGGGTTAGAACTCCTATAA
- a CDS encoding GNAT family N-acetyltransferase, translated as MTAKNEEVKIEKLQKLDQETLERLIEIYMSAYEGMREYGGEGESYAKRYLRWCWGKAKDGFFVAKIGDRIVGFIVCDKDWYSKYEGKTVGAIHEFAVDKAYQGHGIGHKLMDKCLEYLKDTGRIELWVGEKNYGAMKFYEKYGFKKVGQHGIWVRMVKDTKKEIKREEK; from the coding sequence ATGACAGCGAAGAACGAAGAAGTGAAGATAGAGAAGCTCCAGAAGCTCGACCAGGAAACTCTTGAGAGGCTCATTGAGATATACATGAGCGCCTACGAGGGCATGAGGGAGTACGGTGGCGAGGGGGAGAGCTACGCGAAGCGCTACCTCCGCTGGTGCTGGGGCAAGGCCAAGGACGGCTTTTTCGTCGCCAAGATTGGAGATAGGATAGTCGGCTTTATCGTCTGCGACAAGGACTGGTACAGCAAGTACGAGGGGAAGACCGTTGGAGCGATCCACGAGTTCGCCGTTGATAAAGCCTATCAGGGCCACGGTATCGGCCACAAGCTGATGGATAAGTGCCTCGAATACCTGAAGGATACGGGCAGGATAGAGCTATGGGTCGGAGAGAAGAACTATGGCGCGATGAAATTCTACGAGAAGTACGGCTTCAAAAAAGTCGGCCAGCACGGGATATGGGTTCGAATGGTGAAGGACACCAAAAAGGAGATAAAGCGGGAAGAGAAGTAG
- a CDS encoding DUF505 domain-containing protein, with translation MLIKACGKILEGCGMYLKKRHIEILREMKNTESQAEIEAKLPEDFQIRAIELYILGFAELEGGKIKLTDAGRKLLEITDKLSLEELPDVIADTEIIKMMELLEETGKIPESWMEKLRERKLADENGLTPFGKALLEVYRETHPVVYLTPEIASFLRGMPKIGTLDELVTYKNSKLYGDNIVNALQAMRLLLISPPTEKGRAFATTPAAKLALKALNMIPVFARAIVLRKEDFEMLKAGKRNAELESMGLADEKGTTEFGKAIMDTYEAMGRVEEKVLPMYLLEDELSVLKAIQEIEKKYETNPDILPTEKEIERRVDVKDLGAILHLLESKELIERRLVKEKDTYWLTEWGKEAINFGTVSPDAMKAVTYAESGDVPIAEWVLKAQEENVVKAGVTDKGRFYLRLSREIKRKPFITRYDAAILAKTPRKKYIHRDELVALVQDYVGGDEKEIIRAIGEAEAKGFVVELQNGMVKLTELGDKVKTAIENAKLQEIVKVKFSVTPTLYNVLKVIYDNIETFNRIWKEKGEARDYKMEEVDAIRKHLSLSDDEIKKALTMLRELGFLGTKSLTEAGKVLVEAYL, from the coding sequence TTGTTAATAAAAGCGTGCGGAAAAATTCTGGAGGGATGTGGAATGTACCTGAAGAAGAGGCACATCGAGATACTCAGGGAAATGAAGAACACCGAGAGCCAGGCAGAAATAGAGGCGAAGCTCCCGGAGGACTTTCAGATAAGGGCGATAGAGCTCTACATACTCGGCTTTGCCGAGCTTGAGGGGGGCAAGATAAAGCTGACCGATGCAGGCAGGAAGCTTCTTGAGATAACCGATAAACTCAGCCTTGAGGAGCTCCCGGATGTAATTGCTGACACCGAGATAATCAAGATGATGGAGCTCCTCGAGGAGACGGGCAAAATCCCCGAGAGCTGGATGGAGAAGCTCAGGGAGAGAAAGCTCGCCGATGAGAACGGCCTTACCCCCTTCGGGAAGGCCCTTCTGGAGGTCTATCGCGAGACCCATCCAGTTGTTTACCTCACGCCCGAGATTGCCTCATTCCTCAGAGGAATGCCCAAGATTGGAACCCTCGATGAGCTTGTAACGTACAAGAACTCAAAGCTCTACGGCGACAACATAGTCAACGCACTCCAGGCCATGAGGCTCCTCCTTATCTCGCCGCCGACCGAGAAGGGCAGGGCCTTCGCCACGACTCCAGCTGCCAAGCTGGCGCTTAAAGCCCTCAATATGATCCCAGTGTTTGCGAGGGCCATCGTGCTCAGGAAAGAGGACTTTGAGATGCTCAAGGCTGGCAAGAGGAACGCAGAACTTGAGAGCATGGGCCTCGCCGACGAGAAGGGCACCACCGAGTTCGGAAAGGCCATAATGGACACCTACGAGGCGATGGGCAGAGTCGAGGAGAAAGTCCTTCCGATGTACCTGCTTGAAGACGAGCTCTCAGTCCTCAAGGCCATTCAGGAGATCGAGAAGAAGTACGAGACCAACCCAGATATACTCCCGACCGAAAAGGAGATAGAGAGGCGCGTTGATGTCAAAGACCTTGGTGCGATCCTGCACCTCCTTGAGAGCAAGGAGCTTATCGAGAGGAGGCTCGTCAAGGAGAAGGACACCTACTGGCTAACCGAGTGGGGCAAAGAGGCGATCAACTTCGGAACGGTCAGTCCGGATGCCATGAAGGCAGTTACCTACGCCGAGAGCGGTGACGTGCCTATAGCCGAGTGGGTGCTCAAGGCCCAGGAGGAGAACGTTGTAAAGGCCGGCGTCACCGACAAGGGCAGGTTCTACCTCAGGCTCAGCAGGGAGATAAAGAGGAAGCCCTTCATAACCCGCTATGATGCCGCAATACTTGCAAAGACCCCGAGGAAGAAGTACATCCACAGGGACGAGCTGGTGGCGCTCGTTCAGGACTACGTTGGCGGAGACGAAAAGGAGATAATCAGGGCCATTGGCGAGGCAGAGGCCAAGGGCTTCGTGGTGGAGCTTCAGAACGGTATGGTCAAGCTCACCGAGCTTGGAGACAAGGTCAAGACAGCCATTGAGAACGCCAAGCTCCAGGAGATAGTCAAGGTCAAGTTCAGCGTCACGCCGACCCTTTACAACGTGCTCAAGGTAATATACGACAACATCGAGACCTTCAACAGGATATGGAAGGAGAAGGGCGAGGCTAGGGACTACAAGATGGAAGAGGTTGACGCCATCAGGAAGCACCTCAGCCTCAGCGACGACGAGATAAAGAAGGCCCTGACAATGCTCAGGGAACTCGGCTTCCTTGGAACCAAGAGCCTCACCGAGGCCGGAAAAGTTCTCGTTGAGGCCTACCTCTGA
- a CDS encoding DUF356 domain-containing protein, translating into MRNTIVLVRADNFQKASVALADLVRYGGMKIRGDPRIIPPALSEWVFEKVSGEKPRRKFKAHVIAQIDLPPRKAIGRLMDIHPPAHVLVVPPDSEAWTELMRLWGTFEKLRGFHPPKRTKAEEIERKRKKREYEDLDL; encoded by the coding sequence ATGAGAAACACGATAGTGCTCGTGAGGGCCGACAACTTCCAGAAGGCTAGTGTGGCTTTAGCTGACCTCGTCCGCTACGGCGGGATGAAGATAAGGGGGGATCCCAGGATAATACCGCCGGCCCTCTCAGAGTGGGTCTTTGAGAAGGTTAGCGGCGAGAAGCCGAGGAGGAAGTTTAAAGCCCACGTCATTGCCCAGATAGACCTTCCTCCGAGGAAAGCCATAGGCAGGCTGATGGACATTCATCCCCCAGCCCACGTCCTCGTAGTCCCTCCCGACAGCGAGGCATGGACGGAGCTGATGAGGCTCTGGGGAACTTTCGAGAAGCTCAGGGGCTTCCACCCTCCGAAGAGAACGAAGGCCGAGGAGATCGAGAGGAAGAGGAAAAAGCGGGAATATGAAGATTTGGACTTATAG
- a CDS encoding NAD(P)/FAD-dependent oxidoreductase produces MKSEAKTVIIGGGIIGLSIAYNLAKLGESDIVVLEKGYLGNGSTFRCGTGIRQQFGDEANIRMMKRSVELWKGLKEELGYDVEFTQSGYLFLIYSEEELEAFNNNVRLQNRFGVPSRIITPEEAKEIVPPLNTDGVIAAAWNHTDGKANPFKAVFAYANAAKRLGVEIYEYTEAKDIKVEDGKIKAVVTNRGEIRTGRVINAANAWAPLINKMAGVPIKIPIEPYKHQSVKTEPIKPGQIEPMVISFKHGGVYMTQEANQGGVIGGYGLKYGPTYDITPTYDFLRGVSYRFAQIIPALKYVNIIRVWGGFYAETPDHNAAIGRINEIDEFYIAAGFSGHGFMLAPVVGEALAELIVDGKTDKPLDFYDPYRFERGELRGQALQMG; encoded by the coding sequence ATGAAGAGTGAGGCAAAGACGGTCATCATCGGCGGCGGCATAATAGGTCTCAGCATAGCCTACAACCTCGCCAAGCTCGGCGAGAGCGACATCGTGGTTCTCGAAAAAGGCTACCTCGGAAACGGCTCGACATTCCGCTGTGGAACCGGAATAAGGCAGCAGTTCGGCGATGAAGCAAACATTAGGATGATGAAGCGCTCCGTCGAGTTGTGGAAAGGGCTGAAAGAAGAGCTTGGATACGACGTCGAGTTTACCCAGAGCGGCTACCTCTTCCTGATCTACAGCGAAGAGGAGCTTGAGGCCTTTAATAACAACGTCCGGCTCCAGAACCGCTTTGGAGTTCCTTCGAGGATAATAACACCCGAGGAGGCTAAGGAAATAGTCCCCCCGCTCAACACCGACGGGGTCATAGCGGCCGCGTGGAACCACACGGACGGAAAGGCGAACCCGTTTAAGGCGGTATTTGCCTATGCAAACGCGGCCAAGAGGCTGGGCGTTGAGATATACGAGTACACCGAGGCGAAGGACATCAAGGTCGAAGACGGGAAGATAAAGGCCGTCGTGACCAACAGGGGGGAGATAAGGACGGGCAGGGTCATCAACGCGGCCAACGCCTGGGCGCCGCTCATAAACAAAATGGCAGGAGTGCCGATAAAAATCCCAATAGAACCATATAAGCACCAGAGCGTGAAGACTGAACCCATAAAGCCCGGCCAGATAGAGCCGATGGTCATCTCCTTCAAGCACGGTGGCGTTTACATGACGCAGGAGGCCAATCAGGGCGGCGTCATAGGCGGCTACGGCCTCAAGTACGGGCCGACTTACGACATAACACCGACCTATGACTTCCTTCGCGGTGTAAGCTACCGCTTCGCCCAGATAATCCCTGCGCTCAAGTACGTGAACATCATAAGGGTGTGGGGTGGCTTTTATGCAGAAACCCCCGATCACAACGCGGCCATCGGGAGGATAAACGAGATAGACGAGTTCTACATCGCGGCAGGTTTCAGCGGGCACGGCTTCATGCTTGCCCCGGTTGTTGGAGAGGCCCTGGCCGAGCTCATCGTGGACGGGAAGACCGACAAGCCGCTCGACTTCTACGACCCTTACCGCTTCGAGAGGGGTGAACTGAGGGGTCAGGCACTTCAGATGGGGTGA
- a CDS encoding multiprotein bridging factor aMBF1, with protein sequence MGKAKPKYCEICGAPIRGPGHRIRIERAEVLVCDKCYEKYGGKKPGTFSIMPTGRQPRRTAKPASRPKPQPRPYQPKPLVTEEIVEDFAERVYRAIQRSGKSYEELSHEIGLSVNDLRAIAHGYREPTIKEARKLERYFKIKLIESAGEESFEEKKTIPRDYEPTLGDIANIRIKKRKKK encoded by the coding sequence ATGGGAAAGGCCAAGCCGAAGTACTGTGAAATATGCGGTGCCCCCATCAGGGGACCGGGCCACAGGATAAGGATAGAGAGGGCGGAGGTTCTTGTCTGCGATAAGTGCTACGAAAAGTACGGCGGTAAGAAGCCGGGAACCTTCAGCATAATGCCCACCGGAAGGCAGCCGAGGAGGACTGCAAAACCGGCATCCCGTCCAAAACCCCAGCCGAGACCATACCAGCCGAAGCCGCTCGTTACTGAGGAGATCGTTGAGGACTTTGCGGAGAGGGTTTACAGGGCAATCCAGCGCTCGGGTAAGAGCTACGAGGAGCTTTCACACGAGATCGGGCTTTCCGTGAACGACCTCAGGGCAATAGCACACGGCTACCGCGAGCCTACGATAAAAGAGGCAAGAAAGCTTGAGAGGTACTTCAAGATAAAGCTCATCGAAAGTGCCGGCGAAGAGTCCTTCGAGGAGAAAAAGACAATTCCAAGGGACTACGAACCAACGCTCGGCGACATAGCCAACATAAGGATCAAGAAGAGGAAGAAGAAGTGA
- a CDS encoding MFS transporter gives MPLRKRERVITQGKRERTLKLKKLRVKRRNIVILAVSMFIANVAFGMAFPYLSVYMQYLGATMFMVGLLSVAFNLTSTVFQYPFGWLSDATRNRKGFIAFGAASIGLFYMIMAFATSPVHVLLLRTFQGAFGSAMTPAHSALISELSTRAGSIFGLFNSIENAGYMVGNFIGSAVVEYFGIKVLFIIAGFLLFLSAGIVLLIRERPAGRRSLVGMILVQEGRESWRATVKSSAFKKLMRGHLGLFYFTVFLVMVASGQFYSVSSVYFKEAFGEWSVGVLFGIESLAAALTGYFLGRLIDRYGAKRFYLVSIAGYAMAFVLYAVVRNVWLAFGVAFLSGIKWILTINSTSTYVARKVSVSERAQGMALLNGMMSLGWVVGPLIGGYLSEISFPLNFFSTVVPLSIAFVLALRLPE, from the coding sequence ATGCCTTTAAGGAAGAGAGAGCGAGTGATAACGCAGGGGAAGCGAGAGAGAACCCTCAAGCTCAAAAAGCTCAGGGTTAAGCGGAGGAACATCGTTATCCTAGCCGTCTCCATGTTCATTGCCAACGTGGCCTTCGGAATGGCCTTCCCGTATCTGAGCGTCTACATGCAGTACCTAGGTGCGACGATGTTCATGGTCGGCCTTCTGAGCGTGGCCTTCAATCTAACCTCTACCGTCTTTCAGTATCCCTTCGGCTGGCTCTCCGACGCCACCAGGAACAGAAAGGGCTTCATCGCGTTCGGTGCTGCTTCCATTGGACTGTTTTATATGATAATGGCATTTGCAACATCTCCTGTCCATGTCCTCCTGCTCCGGACGTTTCAGGGGGCGTTCGGCTCGGCCATGACTCCGGCCCATTCTGCCCTCATCTCTGAGCTTTCAACGAGGGCTGGATCAATCTTCGGCCTGTTCAACTCCATAGAGAACGCCGGCTACATGGTGGGCAACTTCATAGGCTCCGCGGTGGTTGAATACTTCGGCATAAAGGTTCTCTTCATCATCGCTGGCTTTCTCCTCTTCCTTTCGGCCGGGATAGTTCTCCTCATCAGGGAGAGGCCCGCTGGAAGGAGGAGCCTCGTTGGCATGATTCTTGTGCAGGAGGGCAGGGAAAGCTGGAGGGCAACTGTAAAAAGCTCGGCCTTCAAGAAGCTCATGAGAGGCCACCTTGGGCTGTTCTACTTTACAGTCTTCCTAGTGATGGTCGCCAGCGGACAGTTCTACAGTGTCTCCTCGGTCTACTTCAAGGAGGCCTTCGGAGAGTGGAGTGTTGGCGTTCTTTTTGGAATAGAGAGCCTCGCTGCTGCCCTGACCGGATACTTCCTCGGCAGGCTGATAGACAGGTACGGGGCGAAGAGGTTCTACCTCGTATCAATTGCCGGCTACGCTATGGCATTCGTCCTCTACGCAGTTGTTAGAAACGTTTGGCTGGCCTTCGGTGTGGCGTTCCTCTCGGGAATCAAGTGGATACTCACGATAAACTCGACTTCAACATACGTGGCAAGGAAGGTCAGTGTTTCGGAGAGGGCACAGGGCATGGCTCTCCTAAACGGGATGATGAGCCTCGGATGGGTGGTTGGACCGCTTATAGGCGGCTACCTCTCGGAGATAAGCTTCCCGCTCAACTTCTTCAGCACGGTTGTGCCTCTCTCAATAGCGTTCGTCCTGGCTCTAAGACTTCCAGAATGA
- a CDS encoding 4Fe-4S dicluster domain-containing protein yields MSEIPEYLKKGYITPEELFKIIPKPSDERLRARPVAVPECPQEIPCAPCREVCPTGAISMPTPNDLPIVDYEKCVGCSLCVQICPGLAFFMVHYVGDKARITMPYELLPVPERGDEVVLLNRVGEPVGKGKVTLVIPREKSMGDTAVVTVEVPIELAWEVRTIHVLGGEEDD; encoded by the coding sequence ATGTCTGAGATCCCAGAATACCTGAAGAAGGGCTACATAACGCCCGAAGAGCTCTTCAAGATAATCCCAAAGCCGAGCGATGAGAGGCTCAGGGCGAGGCCTGTTGCCGTTCCCGAGTGCCCGCAGGAGATACCATGCGCCCCGTGCAGGGAGGTCTGCCCTACGGGAGCGATAAGCATGCCGACGCCGAACGACCTTCCAATCGTTGACTACGAGAAGTGCGTCGGCTGCTCCCTCTGCGTCCAGATATGCCCCGGTTTGGCGTTTTTCATGGTTCACTATGTTGGGGACAAAGCGAGAATAACGATGCCCTACGAGCTTCTTCCGGTTCCAGAGCGCGGCGATGAGGTGGTTCTCCTCAACCGCGTGGGAGAACCCGTTGGAAAGGGGAAGGTCACGCTCGTAATACCGCGCGAGAAGAGCATGGGGGACACCGCCGTAGTCACGGTGGAGGTTCCAATCGAGCTCGCCTGGGAAGTGAGGACCATCCACGTGCTCGGAGGTGAAGAAGATGACTGA
- a CDS encoding SDH family Clp fold serine proteinase: MDPLSGFLGSLLWWLFFLYLLMWPQLQFRALQAARARLMAQLARKRNSTVIAMIHRQESIGLFGIPVYKFISIEDSEEVLRAIRSAPKDKPIDLIIHTPGGLVLAATQIARALKEHPAETRVIVPHYAMSGGTLIALAADKIIMDPNAVLGPVDPQLGQYPAPSILRAVEKKGPEKVDDQTLILADVAEKAIKQVQDFVFSLLKDKYGEEKARELAQILTEGRWTHDYPITVDHARELGLNVETDVPEEVYALMELYKQPVKQRGTVEFMPYPVKQESKK, from the coding sequence GTGGACCCATTGAGCGGATTTTTAGGGTCTCTGCTGTGGTGGCTCTTCTTCCTCTACCTGCTGATGTGGCCCCAGCTCCAGTTCAGGGCCCTTCAGGCGGCCAGGGCAAGGCTCATGGCCCAGCTCGCGAGGAAGAGGAACTCCACTGTAATAGCAATGATCCACAGGCAGGAGAGCATAGGACTCTTTGGGATACCAGTCTACAAGTTCATAAGCATCGAGGACAGCGAGGAAGTGCTCAGAGCAATCAGGAGCGCACCAAAGGACAAGCCGATAGACCTGATCATCCACACGCCTGGTGGACTAGTTCTAGCGGCAACCCAGATAGCGAGGGCGCTCAAGGAGCACCCGGCTGAGACGCGCGTCATAGTCCCACACTACGCCATGAGCGGCGGCACACTCATAGCACTCGCCGCTGACAAGATTATCATGGATCCAAACGCAGTCCTCGGCCCAGTTGACCCACAGCTTGGTCAGTACCCAGCTCCGAGCATACTAAGGGCTGTCGAGAAGAAAGGCCCGGAGAAGGTTGACGACCAGACCTTAATCCTGGCCGATGTTGCTGAAAAGGCCATAAAACAGGTTCAGGACTTCGTGTTTAGCCTTCTCAAGGACAAGTACGGCGAGGAAAAGGCCAGGGAGCTGGCCCAGATACTCACGGAGGGCAGATGGACGCACGACTACCCGATAACCGTTGACCACGCCAGGGAGCTTGGACTCAATGTCGAGACCGACGTTCCCGAGGAAGTCTACGCCCTCATGGAGCTCTACAAACAGCCTGTCAAGCAGAGGGGAACCGTCGAGTTCATGCCCTACCCCGTGAAGCAGGAGAGCAAGAAGTGA
- a CDS encoding FAD-dependent oxidoreductase: MRITEHPVLRFERGRKVTIYFEGRPIEAYEGETIAMALHAAGIRVLSHSGEKHRPRGLFCAIGKCSSCLVKVNGIPNVRSCITLVEDGMRIEMQKGKEILPRTAKPPEWKDATRYEADVVVIGGGPAGLMAAIHAADAGASVILIDEQPKLGGQLVKQTHKFFGKREQFAGVRGVEIARILTEEVRKREKIRVFTETSAVGIFQDGDEKLVIGVRKNRELVEFSGKALVVATGAMEKMIPFENNDLPGIYGAGAIQTLMNTYGVKPGDRVLIVGAGNVGLILAYQLIQAGVEVKAIVEAMPKVGGYFVHAAKVRRLGVPILTRHTILRAEGTDRVERAVVAQLDENWRPIPGTEKVFEVDTIALAVGLRPSIELLHQAGCQIKFVRELGGHVAVRDERMETTVQGIFVAGDSAGIEEATTAMLEGKIAGIAAALKAGVATPEWLGEIEKAQRDLEEFRSGPFGKHIVEGIKKALLPAGGGSNV; the protein is encoded by the coding sequence ATGCGCATCACTGAACATCCTGTTCTGCGGTTTGAGCGAGGCAGAAAGGTCACCATCTACTTTGAAGGCCGGCCGATAGAGGCCTACGAGGGGGAGACCATTGCAATGGCACTCCACGCCGCTGGAATTAGAGTCCTCAGCCACAGCGGTGAGAAACACAGACCGAGGGGCCTCTTCTGTGCCATAGGCAAGTGCTCTTCCTGCCTCGTTAAGGTAAACGGCATCCCGAACGTCCGCTCGTGCATAACCCTCGTCGAGGACGGCATGAGGATTGAGATGCAGAAAGGAAAAGAGATACTCCCAAGGACTGCGAAGCCGCCGGAGTGGAAGGATGCAACCAGATACGAGGCGGACGTCGTTGTCATCGGCGGCGGTCCCGCCGGCCTGATGGCGGCGATACACGCGGCTGACGCCGGCGCGAGTGTCATCCTCATTGACGAACAGCCAAAGCTGGGCGGCCAGCTCGTCAAGCAGACCCACAAGTTCTTCGGGAAGAGGGAGCAGTTCGCAGGAGTAAGGGGAGTGGAGATAGCCAGGATCCTCACGGAGGAAGTGAGAAAGAGGGAGAAAATACGGGTCTTCACAGAAACCTCCGCCGTTGGAATCTTCCAGGATGGCGACGAGAAGCTCGTGATCGGTGTCAGGAAGAACCGCGAGCTCGTGGAGTTTTCGGGAAAGGCCCTCGTCGTCGCGACCGGCGCGATGGAGAAGATGATTCCCTTCGAGAACAACGATCTGCCAGGAATCTACGGAGCTGGAGCAATCCAGACCCTCATGAACACCTACGGAGTGAAGCCTGGCGACAGAGTCCTCATCGTCGGAGCTGGCAACGTGGGGCTGATTCTGGCATACCAGCTCATCCAGGCCGGCGTCGAGGTGAAGGCGATAGTCGAGGCCATGCCCAAGGTCGGCGGCTACTTCGTCCACGCTGCCAAGGTGAGGAGGCTCGGCGTTCCAATTCTCACGAGGCACACGATCCTGAGGGCAGAAGGTACGGACAGGGTCGAGAGGGCGGTAGTTGCTCAGCTCGACGAGAACTGGAGGCCGATTCCCGGGACTGAAAAGGTCTTTGAGGTGGACACGATAGCCCTCGCCGTAGGATTGAGGCCGAGCATAGAGCTCCTCCACCAGGCGGGGTGCCAGATAAAGTTCGTCCGAGAGCTGGGAGGCCACGTAGCGGTGAGGGACGAGAGAATGGAGACCACCGTCCAGGGAATCTTCGTCGCTGGCGATTCTGCTGGAATAGAGGAGGCAACTACGGCGATGCTCGAAGGGAAGATAGCAGGAATTGCCGCGGCGCTCAAGGCTGGAGTCGCTACTCCAGAGTGGCTGGGAGAGATAGAGAAGGCCCAGCGCGACCTCGAGGAGTTCCGTTCAGGCCCCTTCGGAAAGCACATCGTTGAGGGAATAAAGAAGGCTCTTCTGCCCGCTGGGGGTGGTTCCAATGTCTGA
- a CDS encoding TATA-box-binding protein has translation MVDMSNVKLRIENIVASVDLFTDLNLEKVIEICPSSKYNPEEFPGIICRFDDPKVALLIFSSGKLVVTGAKSVDDIKRAVYKLIEMLKKIGAKFTREPQIDIQNMVFSGDIGMEFNLDAVALILPNCEYEPEQFPGVIYRVKEPRAVILLFSSGKIVCSGAKSEQDAWEAVKKLLRELEKYGLIEEEEEW, from the coding sequence TTGGTGGACATGAGCAATGTAAAGCTCAGGATTGAAAATATAGTCGCTTCTGTGGATCTCTTTACAGACCTCAACCTTGAGAAGGTCATAGAGATCTGCCCGAGCTCCAAGTACAATCCGGAGGAGTTCCCGGGTATAATCTGCCGCTTTGACGACCCGAAAGTGGCCCTTCTGATATTCAGCTCGGGAAAGCTCGTTGTAACTGGCGCAAAGAGTGTTGACGACATCAAGAGAGCCGTGTATAAGCTCATAGAGATGCTGAAGAAAATCGGTGCCAAATTCACCAGGGAGCCCCAGATAGACATCCAGAACATGGTATTCAGCGGTGACATCGGTATGGAGTTCAACCTCGATGCCGTTGCTCTGATCCTGCCGAACTGTGAATACGAGCCCGAGCAGTTCCCGGGCGTCATATACCGCGTCAAGGAGCCTAGGGCTGTTATACTGCTCTTCTCCTCTGGAAAGATCGTCTGTTCTGGCGCCAAGAGCGAGCAGGACGCCTGGGAGGCCGTCAAGAAGCTCCTCCGCGAGCTGGAGAAGTACGGCCTCATCGAGGAAGAGGAAGAATGGTGA